In Hamadaea flava, a genomic segment contains:
- a CDS encoding rhomboid family intramembrane serine protease — translation MKKLPWLTVVVFAGTAAVSLWAAVDGDVMRALGRDPAGFSAGGWWRLFSALLVQADGWTQLVFNLLTLAGFGYLVEAGLGRWRWAVLYFGAGLLGQALGYAWEPPGGGNSVAVCGLVGGLAAAALLNRMTLPPNTGYLTALYAVALTGTLLSDWVVTMIGMLVLVAAFVVLRRTGRGTGILAVLVPLAGLVLLVRQDHHGASLLFGVLAGAVTLWRVPRLAPTP, via the coding sequence GTGAAGAAGCTCCCTTGGTTGACCGTCGTCGTCTTCGCCGGCACGGCCGCCGTCAGTTTGTGGGCCGCGGTCGACGGCGACGTTATGCGGGCGCTGGGGCGCGATCCGGCCGGGTTCTCGGCGGGCGGCTGGTGGCGGCTGTTCTCGGCGTTGCTCGTGCAGGCCGACGGCTGGACGCAGCTGGTGTTCAATCTGCTCACTCTTGCCGGCTTCGGCTACCTCGTCGAGGCCGGCCTGGGCCGATGGCGCTGGGCGGTGCTCTATTTCGGCGCGGGCCTGCTCGGCCAGGCGCTCGGGTATGCGTGGGAGCCGCCCGGCGGCGGGAACTCCGTGGCGGTCTGCGGCCTGGTGGGCGGGCTGGCCGCGGCGGCCCTGCTGAACCGGATGACGTTGCCGCCCAACACCGGCTACCTCACGGCGCTGTACGCGGTAGCTCTGACTGGCACGCTGCTCAGCGACTGGGTCGTCACGATGATCGGGATGCTCGTGCTGGTGGCGGCCTTTGTGGTCCTGAGGAGGACCGGCCGCGGCACCGGGATTCTGGCCGTCCTGGTGCCGCTGGCCGGTCTGGTCCTGCTGGTGAGGCAGGACCATCACGGGGCATCTCTGCTGTTCGGCGTGCTCGCCGGAGCGGTCACGCTGTGGCGGGTTCCTCGGCTCGCTCCGACGCCGTGA
- a CDS encoding HEAT repeat domain-containing protein, with protein MDLTPREQIEWECRRRGKAAVLADCLALLRGETDLRLLRSVAGRGADKYFDGAEHEDTYWFRVWAMRGLLWSWDDSATNAVVGAFGDEAWRVREMAAKVVARHLVAEAGPAVAELRDDPVPRVRAAAERAVARLISAQA; from the coding sequence ATGGACCTGACGCCGCGTGAGCAGATCGAGTGGGAGTGCCGCCGCCGGGGCAAGGCGGCGGTGCTCGCCGACTGCCTGGCGCTGCTGCGCGGCGAGACGGATCTGCGGCTGCTCCGGTCGGTCGCCGGGCGCGGCGCCGACAAGTATTTCGACGGCGCGGAGCACGAGGACACGTACTGGTTCCGGGTGTGGGCCATGCGAGGGCTGCTCTGGTCCTGGGACGACAGCGCCACGAACGCCGTCGTCGGCGCGTTCGGCGACGAGGCTTGGCGCGTCCGCGAAATGGCGGCCAAGGTCGTGGCGAGGCATCTGGTGGCGGAGGCCGGTCCGGCCGTGGCCGAGCTGCGCGACGACCCCGTTCCCCGCGTACGCGCGGCCGCCGAGCGCGCGGTCGCGAGGCTGATCTCGGCTCAGGCATGA